TGATCTCGTCGTCGTAGGCCATATATCTCCTCCACCCTCTCCTGCAGTTATATAGACTGCAGCTCCGGCGGAACGAATTCTAGCTAAAGAATGCAACGATGAGGAAGCGTTGGCAAGAAGAAGTTGCGTTAGAGGAACTCTTTTTGCTTACCGTCGTCTTTTGGCAGACGAGCTCGACGGCTTCTTTGATGCCGTCACAGTCTTCTTCGAAGAGCTCTTTGCGGATGTCGAAGCCTTCGCGCTCGATGATTTCTTGCGAGCTCCGCGCCCCTGTGGAGCAAGCCTTACCGGCTCACTCACGATGAGCGATTTGCCTGCGCTCACGTGGCTTGAACGCAATGCATTCCAGCGCCGCAACTGCTCCACGCTGACACCGAAGCGGTCTGCCACAGTGATGAGCGTATCGCCCTTGCGTATGGTGTAACGCTGGATATGGACCGCGCCCGATGCGCTGGTGGTGTTCACGGGAGCCACTGGAATCACGAGCTCATCGCCGAGATCGAGCGCGCTTCCATCGGCGATGTCGTTCACGCTGGCGATCTCGGAGGCATGGACGTGAAAGCTCTCCGCGATCGAACTCAGCGTCTCGCCGCCACGCACCTCATGGAAGCGCCAGCTCACGCGCTTGTCTTCCGGAATGGCGCTGATGCGTTTCTGGAACTCGTCCTTTGTCCCCGCCGGGATATGGAGATCGAAGGTCATATCGCGCGGCGTCACCAGCCGCAGCAGGCTCGGGTTCAAGCTCACCAGGGTCGCGACCGATGAGTTCGTCACATCCGCCACCAGGCGAAGGTCCACCTGCGAGCCGACCGGCACTGTGTCATACACCGCCGGCGGCTCCGGATTGATCTCCGTCAGGTTGTACTGCTGCGGGTTCTTCGCCATGATGATGGCCGCGATGATGCCCGGCACGTAGTTCCTGGTCTCGCCCGGAAGATTGCCGCGCCGGTACAGCTCCCAGAAGTCTGCATAGCCGGTGCGCATCACCGCACGCTGCACATTACCCGGACCCCAGTCATAGGCAGCCAGAGCCAGGTACCAGTCACCGAACTGGTTGTAGAGCTCCTTGATGTAGCGCGCATAAGCGCGCGAGGACTTCTCCGGGTCGAACCGTTCGTCCACCCAGCCATTGCGTGTAAGTCCATAGGCGCCGGCGAACGGCATAAACTGCCACATGCCGCCCGCGCCGCTCTTCCCATTCAATGCCTGTGGCTGAAAGCCGGACTCGGCGACCGCCAGATAGATCAGGTCCTGCGGCACACCTTCCTCACGCAGGATCTTCTGGATCATGTCCTTGTACTTACCGGCACGCTCCAGCGACCGCAACAGGTGCACGTGCCCGCCGGGAGACTTGGTGAAGTAATTGATGAATCCGGCGACGTAGTCATTCACCGCCAGCGGAAAGTCCGACACGGTGGTGCGCAGCTCGGCATTCAACCTCGCAGTCAGCTCCGGATCGGGGGAGAAGGTCACGTCATTGGCCGCGTCCAGAGGCGCGGCCTCCAGCTTCGGAGAGAAACCGGTGCCCTGCTTCAATGCGTCCAGCTCCAGCGCATTCACCGCGGTGACCACGCGCTCAAACTCGTCATTGAGCTGCTGAATCGACCGGATATCCAGACCGCTGGTCAGCATCATATCGACCGATGCATCGAAGTCCATGCGCGCCGCATCGAGTCTTCCGGCGCGATAGTTCTGCAGACCGGAGTTATAGCTGCGATCGACCTGGGTGATGAGCTGCTGCACGCGGGTAGCCTGGGCGCGGGCGGCATAGTCGGGAACCTGAGAAGCCGCGGGCTGCTGCACCGGGGTAGCCGTAATAGTAGGCGGAGCCTGAGGAGTGGGTGCTTTGACCGGCTGCTGCTGCGGACAACCCGTAAGAAACACCACGGGGGTGCAGGCCAGGCCCAGAAGCACTTTGCCGAATCGGGTCGGCATGGAGGCAGACGATCGCACGCGGTTCCTGCTCATTGTATGACGCCGGCTGGTCCTGATTGTTGCGGTCACTTCAGCGCTGCGCGGATGTTAAGATGGAGGTTGAGGCTGTTCCCACCCGAGATGGACCCTAAATACATCCGAAACTTCGCGATCATCGCGCACATTGACCACGGCAAGTCCACACTCTCAGACCGTCTGCTGGAGATGACTGGCTCTTTGACCGCGCGCGAGATGCAGGCTCAGGTGCTGGACGCCATGGATCTGGAGCGGGAGCGCGGCATCACCATCAAGGCCCACTCGGTCCGCATGATGTACACCGCGCGCGACGGACAGACCTACCAGTTGAACCTGATCGATACGCCCGGCCACGTGGACTTCAGCTACGAGGTTTCGCGCTCGCTCGCTTCCTGCGAGGGCGCGCTGCTGGTCGTCGATGCCTCACAGGGCGTGGAAGCTCAGACCCTGGCCAACGCCTACCTCGCCATCAACAACGGTCTCGAGATCATTCCGGTCATTAATAAGATCGATCTTCCCAGCGCCGATATCCCGCGCACCAAGGAGATGATCGAGCAGGCCGTCGGCCTGCCCGCGGACCACGCGGTACCCGTCTCCGCAAAGACCGGCCTCGGCGTCGACGAGATTCTGGAGTCCATCGTTCATCTGCTGCCGCATCCGAAAGGTCATAGCGATGCTCCCCTGCAGGCGCTGATCTTCGATTCGTGGTTCGATGCCTACCGCGGCGTGATCGTACTTGCCCGTATCATCAACGGCCGCATGTACAAGGGCCAGAAGATCAAACTGATGTCGAACGGCAAGGTCTTCGACATCGAGAACCTCGGCGTCCTCACTCCCAAGCCGGTTGAGATCGAGTCCCTCAGTGCCGGCGAGGTCGGCTTTTTTGTCGCCACCATCAAGAACGTCGCCGACACCAAGATCGGCGACACCGTCACCGACGCCAACCATCCCGCGACGGGGATGCTGCCCGGCTTCGAAGACATCAAGAGCATGGTCTTCGCCGGTCTCTACACGGTCGACTCGCACGAGCACACCCTGCTGCGTGACGCTCTCGAAAAGCTCCGCCTGAACGACTCCAGCTTCTTCTTCGAGCCGGAAAGCTCGGCCGCCCTTGGCTTCGGATTCCGCTGCGGCTTCCTCGGTCTTCTCCACATGGAGATCATCCAGGAACGCCTGGAGCGCGAGTTCAATCTAGATCTCATCACCACCGCCCCCGGCGTGCGCTACAAGATCACCATGACCGACGGTTCGGTGCTTGAGGTGGATAATCCATCGCGCTGGCCCGACGTCACCTCGATCGAAAAGATCGAAGAGCCGATCATCACCGCGATGATCATGACCAACGAAGAATATGTCGGCGGCATTCTGAAGCTGGTGGAAGAGAAGCGCGGCAAGCAGAAGAACTTCGAGTACATCACCCCGACACGCGTCATGCTGACCTACGAGCTGCCGCTGAACGAGATCGTGCTCGACTTCTATGACCGCCTGAAGTCCGTCTCGCGCGGCTACGCTTCGCTGGACTATCACCTCACGGGAACGTGGGTCTCGCCGATGGT
This genomic window from Terriglobus albidus contains:
- the lepA gene encoding translation elongation factor 4 → MDPKYIRNFAIIAHIDHGKSTLSDRLLEMTGSLTAREMQAQVLDAMDLERERGITIKAHSVRMMYTARDGQTYQLNLIDTPGHVDFSYEVSRSLASCEGALLVVDASQGVEAQTLANAYLAINNGLEIIPVINKIDLPSADIPRTKEMIEQAVGLPADHAVPVSAKTGLGVDEILESIVHLLPHPKGHSDAPLQALIFDSWFDAYRGVIVLARIINGRMYKGQKIKLMSNGKVFDIENLGVLTPKPVEIESLSAGEVGFFVATIKNVADTKIGDTVTDANHPATGMLPGFEDIKSMVFAGLYTVDSHEHTLLRDALEKLRLNDSSFFFEPESSAALGFGFRCGFLGLLHMEIIQERLEREFNLDLITTAPGVRYKITMTDGSVLEVDNPSRWPDVTSIEKIEEPIITAMIMTNEEYVGGILKLVEEKRGKQKNFEYITPTRVMLTYELPLNEIVLDFYDRLKSVSRGYASLDYHLTGTWVSPMVKMDILVSGEPVDALSIIVHRDVAYERGKALVHKMKELIPRQMFEVAIQAAIGSKIVARETVTAIRKNVIAKCYGGDISRKRKLLEKQKEGKKRMKRIGKVDIPQEAFLAVLKIGED
- a CDS encoding lytic transglycosylase domain-containing protein, with amino-acid sequence MRSSASMPTRFGKVLLGLACTPVVFLTGCPQQQPVKAPTPQAPPTITATPVQQPAASQVPDYAARAQATRVQQLITQVDRSYNSGLQNYRAGRLDAARMDFDASVDMMLTSGLDIRSIQQLNDEFERVVTAVNALELDALKQGTGFSPKLEAAPLDAANDVTFSPDPELTARLNAELRTTVSDFPLAVNDYVAGFINYFTKSPGGHVHLLRSLERAGKYKDMIQKILREEGVPQDLIYLAVAESGFQPQALNGKSGAGGMWQFMPFAGAYGLTRNGWVDERFDPEKSSRAYARYIKELYNQFGDWYLALAAYDWGPGNVQRAVMRTGYADFWELYRRGNLPGETRNYVPGIIAAIIMAKNPQQYNLTEINPEPPAVYDTVPVGSQVDLRLVADVTNSSVATLVSLNPSLLRLVTPRDMTFDLHIPAGTKDEFQKRISAIPEDKRVSWRFHEVRGGETLSSIAESFHVHASEIASVNDIADGSALDLGDELVIPVAPVNTTSASGAVHIQRYTIRKGDTLITVADRFGVSVEQLRRWNALRSSHVSAGKSLIVSEPVRLAPQGRGARKKSSSAKASTSAKSSSKKTVTASKKPSSSSAKRRR